One Manduca sexta isolate Smith_Timp_Sample1 chromosome 26, JHU_Msex_v1.0, whole genome shotgun sequence genomic region harbors:
- the LOC115445687 gene encoding uncharacterized protein ZK1073.1 isoform X7 → MSEDEKGVQKYVVSTDRSGDIHVHVQGDLSQQDKRCVFLTVHDLGTNHSSLVDFVNSPAMTEIKERSCFIHVDVPGHEENSPDLPDSYQFPSLQTLGEDLITVLDFLQIRYAVGLGEGAGANVLARCGLAHPRRLLGLILVNCTASTSSVADAFRSRFSRWRGADISQSEEDFLIYHKFGHVSFVRAHLDYRYQQITSECCSAGERERTLAEYRSRLRGNLNTHNIKQYVKAFINRKDLLLKGCQPDILLITGTLSPYSSVIEKLYKELDRDKVTILKVEKVGDVLAESPAKVAQSLLLFCQGQGLLTSLPPPGVERRMSRAMSMEEYDKPNIRRLSLTPSVSESPPPRKL, encoded by the exons AAATACGTGGTTAGCACGGATCGGAGCGGAGACATCCATGTACACGTTCAG GGTGACTTGAGCCAGCAGGACAAACGATGCGTGTTCCTCACCGTCCACGACCTCGGCACCAACC ACTCATCGCTGGTGGACTTCGTGAACAGTCCAGCGATGACGGAGATAAAGGAGAGGTCGTGCTTCATACATGTGGATGTGCCAGGTCATGAAGAGAACTCTCCGGATTTGCCAGACTC GTACCAATTCCCCTCTCTCCAAACCCTAGGCGAGGACTTGATAACAGTCCTCGACTTCCTCCAAATCAGATACGCAGTAGGCCTGGGAGAAGGCGCCGGGGCCAACGTGCTGGCCAGATGCGGGCTGGCACACCCGCGTCGACTCCTCGGCTTGATTCTCGTAAACTGCACAGCGTCCACCTCCTCAGTAGCTGATGCCTTCAGAAGTAGGTTCTCTAGATGGCGCGGCGCCGATATCTCGCAGTCTGAAGAGGACTTTCTCATTTACCACAAGTTCGGACATGTGAGTTTTGTTCGAGCACACCTAGACTATCGCTATCAG cAAATAACGAGCGAATGCTGTTCGGCTGGCGAGCGCGAGCGCACGCTGGCGGAGTATCGCTCGCGGCTGCGCGGCAACCTCAACACGCACAACATCAAGCAGTACGTCAAAGCATTCATCAA TCGCAAAGACCTGCTGCTGAAGGGTTGCCAGCCCGACATCCTGCTGATCACGGGCACACTGAGTCCTTACAGCAGCGTCATCGAGAAGCTGTACAAAGAGCTGGACCGGGACAAGGTCACCATCCTCAAGGTAGAGAAAGTTGGAGACGTGTTGGCTGAATCG CCGGCAAAGGTGGCGCAGTCCCTGCTCCTGTTCTGCCAAGGCCAGGGTCTGCTGACGTCACTGCCGCCGCCGGGCGTGGAGCGGCGCATGTCGCGCGCCATGTCCATGGAGGAGTACGACAAGCCGAACATCAGGCGGCTGTCGCTCACGCCCAGCGTGTCCGAGTCTCCGCCGCCGAGGAAGCTGTAG
- the LOC115445687 gene encoding uncharacterized protein ZK1073.1 isoform X6, giving the protein MYLCGISGFFKRRRPDIQRKYVVSTDRSGDIHVHVQGDLSQQDKRCVFLTVHDLGTNHSSLVDFVNSPAMTEIKERSCFIHVDVPGHEENSPDLPDSYQFPSLQTLGEDLITVLDFLQIRYAVGLGEGAGANVLARCGLAHPRRLLGLILVNCTASTSSVADAFRSRFSRWRGADISQSEEDFLIYHKFGHVSFVRAHLDYRYQQITSECCSAGERERTLAEYRSRLRGNLNTHNIKQYVKAFINRKDLLLKGCQPDILLITGTLSPYSSVIEKLYKELDRDKVTILKVEKVGDVLAESPAKVAQSLLLFCQGQGLLTSLPPPGVERRMSRAMSMEEYDKPNIRRLSLTPSVSESPPPRKL; this is encoded by the exons AAATACGTGGTTAGCACGGATCGGAGCGGAGACATCCATGTACACGTTCAG GGTGACTTGAGCCAGCAGGACAAACGATGCGTGTTCCTCACCGTCCACGACCTCGGCACCAACC ACTCATCGCTGGTGGACTTCGTGAACAGTCCAGCGATGACGGAGATAAAGGAGAGGTCGTGCTTCATACATGTGGATGTGCCAGGTCATGAAGAGAACTCTCCGGATTTGCCAGACTC GTACCAATTCCCCTCTCTCCAAACCCTAGGCGAGGACTTGATAACAGTCCTCGACTTCCTCCAAATCAGATACGCAGTAGGCCTGGGAGAAGGCGCCGGGGCCAACGTGCTGGCCAGATGCGGGCTGGCACACCCGCGTCGACTCCTCGGCTTGATTCTCGTAAACTGCACAGCGTCCACCTCCTCAGTAGCTGATGCCTTCAGAAGTAGGTTCTCTAGATGGCGCGGCGCCGATATCTCGCAGTCTGAAGAGGACTTTCTCATTTACCACAAGTTCGGACATGTGAGTTTTGTTCGAGCACACCTAGACTATCGCTATCAG cAAATAACGAGCGAATGCTGTTCGGCTGGCGAGCGCGAGCGCACGCTGGCGGAGTATCGCTCGCGGCTGCGCGGCAACCTCAACACGCACAACATCAAGCAGTACGTCAAAGCATTCATCAA TCGCAAAGACCTGCTGCTGAAGGGTTGCCAGCCCGACATCCTGCTGATCACGGGCACACTGAGTCCTTACAGCAGCGTCATCGAGAAGCTGTACAAAGAGCTGGACCGGGACAAGGTCACCATCCTCAAGGTAGAGAAAGTTGGAGACGTGTTGGCTGAATCG CCGGCAAAGGTGGCGCAGTCCCTGCTCCTGTTCTGCCAAGGCCAGGGTCTGCTGACGTCACTGCCGCCGCCGGGCGTGGAGCGGCGCATGTCGCGCGCCATGTCCATGGAGGAGTACGACAAGCCGAACATCAGGCGGCTGTCGCTCACGCCCAGCGTGTCCGAGTCTCCGCCGCCGAGGAAGCTGTAG
- the LOC115445689 gene encoding retinol dehydrogenase 13-like: MALILILIEIIIIGGMLVGLYQKNTNLMCKSKKRFDGKTVLVTGGTTGMGLEIAADFAHRGAKVIVACPFQDEGEHGKKLIIRSSGNENVIFKLLDLSSLKSVREFAADILATEERLDILINNAGVGTAKDCLTKDGLNFIMQVNYFGTFLLTMLLLPLLKKTGEPSEPSRIVNTSSVLHKIGKVDIENLNKTNYWYKIQLYGNSKLCLVLFCVELARRLKGSYVIVNVVDPGAVGTQIFKSTGPSFGSFLTFIFGVLFKHPWEGAQTALYAATSTRAGKVSGKYFMNCKLGRASSTALDVKLAKDLWDESLKLVKISDEQL; encoded by the coding sequence aTGGCCTTGATTCtcatattaattgaaataataataattggggGGATGCTAGTAGGGCTTTATCAGAAGAACACGAATTTAATGTGCAAATCGAAGAAGAGATTTGACGGAAAGACAGTGTTAGTCACGGGAGGGACAACTGGCATGGGATTAGAGATCGCCGCAGACTTCGCACATCGTGGAGCGAAAGTTATAGTTGCTTGCCCTTTTCAAGATGAAGGAGAACACGGAAAGAAATTAATCATAAGAAGCTCTGGAAATGAAAACGTTATTTTCAAACTCTTGGATTTGTCATCGTTGAAATCTGTACGAGAATTTGCTGCAGACATCTTGGCGACAGAAGAAAGACttgatatacttataaataatgctGGAGTTGGTACTGCTAAAGATTGTCTCACTAAAGACGGactaaattttataatgcaaGTGAACTACTTCGGGACATTTTTACTGACGATGTTACTCCTACCGCTTCTGAAGAAGACGGGAGAGCCGTCTGAACCGAGTAGGATAGTGAATACGTCGTCAGTGTTACACAAAATTGGAAAAGTGGACATAGAGAacctaaacaaaacaaattactgGTATAAGATACAATTGTACGGGAACAGCAAGTTATGTTTAGTGTTGTTTTGCGTCGAGCTAGCGAGAAGACTGAAGGGGTCTTATGTGATTGTGAACGTAGTGGACCCTGGAGCTGTGGGGACGCAGATTTTCAAAAGTACGGGGCCGTCGTTCGGCAGTTTTCTGACATTTATCTTTGGCGTGTTGTTTAAACATCCTTGGGAAGGTGCTCAAACGGCTTTGTACGCAGCGACTAGTACGAGAGCCGGTAAAGTTAGTGGGAAGTATTTTATGAACTGTAAGCTAGGTCGGGCGTCTTCGACGGCTTTGGATGTGAAACTTGCTAAAGATCTTTGGGACGAATCGTTGAAGCTAGTGAAAATAAGTGATGAACAATTGTAA